A genomic region of Denticeps clupeoides chromosome 9, fDenClu1.1, whole genome shotgun sequence contains the following coding sequences:
- the slc38a11 gene encoding putative sodium-coupled neutral amino acid transporter 11 isoform X2 → MENGTPDKRMQPIDVDDRKALLPTRAEDAAGKGSMTSASFNFINSIIGSGIIGLPYSLNQAGLPLGLILLMAVAFITDYSIILLIRGGNLSGTDSYQSLVHSTFGFAGYIVLSILQFLYPFIAMISYNIITGDTLTKVFLRIPGVGPDNMFAERHFVILASTVLFTLPLSLYRNIEKLGKVSLVSMVLTLVIIVIVIVRAATLGPHIPPTENAWGFARWNAIQAVGVMSFAFICHHNSFLIYGSLREPTLGNWTRVTHLSVGLAVLLSAVFAVAGYVTFTGYTQGDIFENYCRNDDLATFARFCYGISIVTTFPLECFVTREGVLSATPLMFIIPSACFLKLSPGRWFHGENIIVSAILLVGVFVMVVGLTMTVMYPQDCSHGAELFYCLSSNLSIVATTPSSMVLQLQNSTQNVL, encoded by the exons ATGGAAAACGGGACGCCCGACAAGCGCATGCAGCcg ATTGACGTCGACGATCGGAAGGCGCTGCTGCCGACGCGCGCCGAAGACGCGGCGGGGAAAGGCTCGATGACGTCGGCGTCTTTTAATTTCATCAACTCGATCATCGGATCTGGCATCATAG GGCTCCCTTATTCACTGAACCAAGCCGGACTCCCGCTGGGACTGATTCTGCTCATGGCTGTTGCATTCATTACAG ACTACTCAATCATTCTCCTGATTAGAGGAGGGAACCTCTCAGGCACCGACAGCTACCAGTCTTTAGTGCACAGCACCTTCGGCTTTGCCGGCTACATCGTCCTGTCAATCCTGCAGTTTCTCTATCCCTTCATAG CAATGATCAGCTACAACATCATTACCGGTGACACACTGACCAAAGTGTTCCTGAGAATACCTGGAG TCGGACCAGATAACATGTTCGCCGAGCGACACTTTGTCATCTTAGCATCCACTGTTCTCTTCACCCTCCCGCTGTCCCTGTATCGGAACATAGAGAAGTTGGGCAAG GTGTCCCTGGTTTCCATGGTGCTGACGCTGGTCATCATCGTCATTGTGATTGTCAGAGCCGCCACTCTCGGCCCCCACAT CCCCCCTACAGAGAACGCGTGGGGATTCGCCAGGTGGAACGCCATACAGGCAGTGGGAGTCATGTCCTTTG CCTTCATCTGCCACCACAACAGCTTCCTGATCTACGGCTCGCTTCGAGAGCCCACGCTGGGCAACTGGACCCGCGTCACACATTTGTCGGTGGGCTTGGCTGTGCTGCTCAGTGCGGTGTTTGCCGTGGCGGGATATGTGACCTTTACAGGATATACACAAG GTGACATATTTGAAAATTACTGCCGAAATGATGACCTGGCAACGTTTGCTCGTTTTTGCTATGGGATCAGCATTGTCACCACATTCCCTCTTGAATGCTTTGTGACACGTGAG GGTGTCTTGAGTGCGACACCTCTGATGTTCATAATCCCATCTGCGTGCTTCCTGAAACTGTCTCCTGGCCGCTGGTTTCATGGGGAAAATATCATAGTCTCCGCCATCCTGCTGGTGGGGGTCTTTGTGATGGTCGTCGGCCTCACCATGACGGTCATGTACCCCCAGGACTGCTCTCACGGAGCGGAGTTGTTCTACTGCTTGTCCTCCAACCTTTCCATCGTCGCCACCACACCTTCCAGCATGGTGTTACAGCTTCAGAATTCCACTCAGAATGTTCTATGA
- the slc38a11 gene encoding putative sodium-coupled neutral amino acid transporter 11 isoform X1 translates to MENGTPDKRMQPIDVDDRKALLPTRAEDAAGKGSMTSASFNFINSIIGSGIIGLPYSLNQAGLPLGLILLMAVAFITDYSIILLIRGGNLSGTDSYQSLVHSTFGFAGYIVLSILQFLYPFIAMISYNIITGDTLTKVFLRIPGVGPDNMFAERHFVILASTVLFTLPLSLYRNIEKLGKVSLVSMVLTLVIIVIVIVRAATLGPHIPPTENAWGFARWNAIQAVGVMSFAFICHHNSFLIYGSLREPTLGNWTRVTHLSVGLAVLLSAVFAVAGYVTFTGYTQGDIFENYCRNDDLATFARFCYGISIVTTFPLECFVTREVVSNIFYDGALSNSAHVAVTFVIVSVCTAISLAYDCLGIVLEINGVLSATPLMFIIPSACFLKLSPGRWFHGENIIVSAILLVGVFVMVVGLTMTVMYPQDCSHGAELFYCLSSNLSIVATTPSSMVLQLQNSTQNVL, encoded by the exons ATGGAAAACGGGACGCCCGACAAGCGCATGCAGCcg ATTGACGTCGACGATCGGAAGGCGCTGCTGCCGACGCGCGCCGAAGACGCGGCGGGGAAAGGCTCGATGACGTCGGCGTCTTTTAATTTCATCAACTCGATCATCGGATCTGGCATCATAG GGCTCCCTTATTCACTGAACCAAGCCGGACTCCCGCTGGGACTGATTCTGCTCATGGCTGTTGCATTCATTACAG ACTACTCAATCATTCTCCTGATTAGAGGAGGGAACCTCTCAGGCACCGACAGCTACCAGTCTTTAGTGCACAGCACCTTCGGCTTTGCCGGCTACATCGTCCTGTCAATCCTGCAGTTTCTCTATCCCTTCATAG CAATGATCAGCTACAACATCATTACCGGTGACACACTGACCAAAGTGTTCCTGAGAATACCTGGAG TCGGACCAGATAACATGTTCGCCGAGCGACACTTTGTCATCTTAGCATCCACTGTTCTCTTCACCCTCCCGCTGTCCCTGTATCGGAACATAGAGAAGTTGGGCAAG GTGTCCCTGGTTTCCATGGTGCTGACGCTGGTCATCATCGTCATTGTGATTGTCAGAGCCGCCACTCTCGGCCCCCACAT CCCCCCTACAGAGAACGCGTGGGGATTCGCCAGGTGGAACGCCATACAGGCAGTGGGAGTCATGTCCTTTG CCTTCATCTGCCACCACAACAGCTTCCTGATCTACGGCTCGCTTCGAGAGCCCACGCTGGGCAACTGGACCCGCGTCACACATTTGTCGGTGGGCTTGGCTGTGCTGCTCAGTGCGGTGTTTGCCGTGGCGGGATATGTGACCTTTACAGGATATACACAAG GTGACATATTTGAAAATTACTGCCGAAATGATGACCTGGCAACGTTTGCTCGTTTTTGCTATGGGATCAGCATTGTCACCACATTCCCTCTTGAATGCTTTGTGACACGTGAG GTCGTGTCGAACATCTTCTATGACGGCGCGCTCTCCAACAGCGCCCATGTCGCCGTTACCTTTGTGATAGTGTCTGTCTGTACAGCCATATCCCTGGCCTACGACTGCCTGGGTATTGTCCTGGAAATAAAT GGTGTCTTGAGTGCGACACCTCTGATGTTCATAATCCCATCTGCGTGCTTCCTGAAACTGTCTCCTGGCCGCTGGTTTCATGGGGAAAATATCATAGTCTCCGCCATCCTGCTGGTGGGGGTCTTTGTGATGGTCGTCGGCCTCACCATGACGGTCATGTACCCCCAGGACTGCTCTCACGGAGCGGAGTTGTTCTACTGCTTGTCCTCCAACCTTTCCATCGTCGCCACCACACCTTCCAGCATGGTGTTACAGCTTCAGAATTCCACTCAGAATGTTCTATGA